A section of the Pochonia chlamydosporia 170 chromosome 2, whole genome shotgun sequence genome encodes:
- a CDS encoding subtilisin-like serine protease (similar to Beauveria bassiana ARSEF 2860 XP_008601899.1) yields the protein MRVSTLLSLLPLVAASPAAKRSEPAPLYTRDVPAHMADKYIVKFKEGSIMSTIQNALKNVAGEPTHKFEHIFQGFSAKLDKNTVDLLRFLPDVDYIEQDGAGSSTGYVTQSGSTWGLSRISHRQKGNNEYVYDSSAGQGVCAYVTDSGVDENHPEFEGRAHQVKSFIQGSNIDDLGHGTHCAGTIGSKTYGVAKKVQIYGVKVLSAQDRFQYSDLIAAWDFITKDSPNRNCPNGVVISGSLGGGFSQALNDAANNMVSKGYFMALAAGNNNDDTARHSPGSASKACTVGGSDSSDRRYADSNYGPLVDIVGPAVQVLSTLPNNRTAYYTGTSMATPHIAGLAAYIASRDGVKASPSLCATIAQGATRGAITNQSPNTVNLIAFNGNPSG from the exons ATGCGTGTTTCAACACTCTTGAGTCTTCTACCCCTTGTGGCTGCAAGCCCGGCTGCTAAGCGGTCAGAGCCTGCGCCTCTATACACTCGTGATGTTCCTGCTCACATGGCCGACAAGTACATTGTCAAATTCAAGGAAGGCAGCATCATGTCTACCATCCAGAATGCTTTGAAGAATGTAGCTGGAGAACCAACCCACAAGTTTGAGCACATTTTCCAAGGTTTCTCagccaagctggacaagaatACTGTTGACCTTTTGAGGTTCTTGCCGGAT GTGGATTATATCGAGCAAGACGGCGCAGGATCCAGCACGGGTTACGTTACCCAAAGTGGCTCTACCTGGGGTCTTTCACGCATCTCCCACCGCCAGAAAGGCAACAACGAATACGTCTATGATTCATCTGCTGGTCAAGGTGTTTGTGCCTATGTCACCGACAGCGGAGTCGACGAGAACCACCCA GAATTCGAGGGTCGTGCCCACCAGGTCAAGAGCTTTATTCAAGGATCTAACATAGATGACCTCGGCCACGGCACCCACTGCGCCGGTACCATTGGCTCCAAGACATACGGAGTCGCCAAGAAAGTCCAAATCTACGGCGTCAAGGTCCTCAGTGCCCAAGACCGCTTCCAGTACTCAGATCTCATTGCCGCTTGGGACTTCATCACCAAAGACAGCCCCAACCGAAACTGTCCCAATGGCGTTGTCATCAGTGGTAGCTTGGGGGGCGGTTTTAGTCAAGCCCTCAACGATGCTGCCAACAACATGGTTAGCAAAGGCTATTTCATGGCACTTGCGgctggcaacaacaacgacgacACGGCCAGACACTCTCCGGGTTCTGCTTCCAAAGCCTGCACTGTGGGTGGTAGCGACTCGTCTGATAGACGCTACGCCGACTCCAACTACGGTCCTTTGGTTGATATCGTCGGTCCGGCTGTTCAGGTTCTTTCTACACTCCCCAATAACCGCACGGCTTATTACACTGGTACTTCTATGGCGACTCCTCATATTGCTGGGCTTGCGGCCTACATTGCGTCTCGTGATGGTGTTAAGGCGTCTCCTTCTCTGTGTGCTACCATTGCTCAGGGTGCTACGCGCGGTGCCATTACCAACCAGTCCCCCAATACTGTCAACTTGATTGCCTTTAACGGCAATCCCTCTGGTTAA
- a CDS encoding WD40 repeat-like-containing protein (similar to Cordyceps militaris CM01 XP_006667401.1) — MDLPPAPTPPVNSGGMPSNADRTANLLNLLKFSGGSGSSSSQQQQQQHQHPAQQQQQLHHQHHHAQQHQPEHHQHVQQPHYQHQPRQPSYSQAQYSSPPTRILQPAPAGADPTGLLAALMRGAHEADEETRQSAAATVAAAAAAAPVSSAPEHAQHTQPANSNPFANGSPSADTRSYLLNLLNRPKPSQTDQPMLTETSRSNGAASQSPEITTDSSRFFHQYQQQQPQPQPHLQQQQQEQQQAQPNAYQPQTQQHIQQQHPQRQSSESYSESYHQTSNPSSYAYQHQQSQDSPDVSALFQQLMGSLAQSSPQSYTSQPAANTAQPPFQILKTEQASPAGSQARAGSERSLLASPPEQIRHTANRTSSLHSHPSARHSAKQTPPTEFESLISVDKNKETVAEAVNDLADQADRDAQEALDRAEHDLASTDAVEDAVRQEPSSEQEWAGDAVHAAIVQSVEKQIVQSIKDGIDKDEAYHNAETSFINDASDSGNVTGENVRGVADSWESADLEETIEVEEKELPQVRVYKFPQEPWNSISLKEEIEETRPEFRDESIMDIARLKKEFDQIDRNLFTASQTYMTYGMSKQGGLRVIRQDDGKDAKVFTDTKDRIFNVAMSVTPPESGSVHREAIIGTGVGGAVYWVQIKDGEKDHIEDPHLEQYGFALPPISSPDGDAPGGLLKTRARASTAHPEFFAVGRGKSINFIWPAYILQNKLFKTGHDRVVDTEALLTQCSLKINTGKAGKDFTFSQDDSVVVSLDKSGRVKFWDVRSLTKVKEDSDYRYPLPAESSLEVKEPLMTLATTPDGEKAWPTSVLLLDRKKAYEQRGPLRYMVVGMKQNHTLQVWDLALGKAVQEFNLPHSKESDAVCSVMYHPASGMIVIGHPTRNSVYFAHFSAPKYSLENVSQVDYIEKLLQPLKPNEVCPIRKPSSTAIISGFREYSFANRGVLRSLDILYTPITKQASAQAGGHDAKDKDRTRFELYAMHSKGVACVLVKKSDLGGSENTLVLDAVKEGLVAVSDFNKPTAVDPSHGGNQAAKNAATRAPVKTSPSQQSTSVAQSDTTQRGSEAATPVKPKNEPKEAETPVQSSKEGQAEKPERKSRKKKGNAAAKEAEAAANGAANLPRAQHVGKADKTETAIAKTNTASAVTSGVTAESFDSAINTMQAKLTVAVSDTLKSSLKNLQGKIDEGARARDENFNQHQLKLLDMVSEVLNENTQKVLESLIHHQFTELLVPAIGEKATKAVSDVLQHKLQPNVASAVQKEIQNALPQALSRSLRSADFTTTIAERVGTSVNSTVQQEIVATLSQRLTPTFRNIAAQSAQQAAAEVHQQYNDKLEQMQSQHAADTGKIDQLLSYVTRLTDMVSTMAATQSSLQAEFLKLKQQPVHELPGASGAQGPSRDGGHGPQGMGHYGRYPNNGMQPGPNVPSSIGGFQQSQPRGHHHQQQQYAGSPEYMRSGPTMGSPQGPPSDMTFATKNTGVASGFANPNNEPSSVDQKIHDIEEAIKDGELQLAMFRWIEGLHQQEVFQRCLSLYPPSRFERLPLLLLLAVTATISNGLSVNNRLKQQIDWIEMAVRSFDQRVTGPEWDKQGPPEVLQHAAATMHRLIDQLGPLLAGYDSGYPVDPWLANVERSKMEGVIRSSEHVLQSLEILRATS, encoded by the exons GAGCATGCTCAGCACACGCAGCCTGCCAATTCTAATCCGTTTGCAAACGGCTCGCCCTCTGCTGATACGAGATCCTACTTGCTCAATTTGCTGAACCgccccaagccaagccagactGACCAGCCAATGTTGACTGAAACGTCACGATCCAATGGTGCTGCCTCTCAGTCTCCCGAAATTACGACCGACTCGAGCCGTTTCTTCCATCAataccagcaacagcaaccacaaccacagccGCATttacagcagcagcagcaggagcagcagcaggcacAGCCGAATGCCTATCAACCCCAGACCCAGCAGCAtattcaacaacagcacccgCAGCGCCAGTCCTCCGAGTCATACAGCGAGTCTTACCACCAGACTTCCAATCCCTCATCCTATGCgtatcaacaccagcagTCGCAGGACTCGCCTGACGTTTCAGCTTTATTCCAGCAGCTCATGGGTAGCCTTGCTCAGTCGTCGCCTCAGTCTTATACCTCCCAGCCTGCTGCAAACACAGCGCAGCCGCCGTTTCAAATCCTCAAAACGGAACAGGCTTCACCAGCTGGTTCTCAGGCCCGCGCTGGAAGTGAGCGCAGCCTTCTTGCCAGTCCTCCAGAGCAGATTCGCCACACCGCTAATCGCACTTCTTCGCTTCACTCGCATCCGTCTGCCCGACACTCAGCTAAGCAGACACCCCCTACCGAGTTTGAAAGCTTAATCTCTGTGGACAAAAACAAGGAGACAGTCGCTGAGGCCGTAAATGACCTCGCTGACCAAGCTGATCGTGATGCTCAGGAGGCTCTTGATAGAGCTGAGCACGACCTTGCTTCCACTGACGCTGTCGAAGATGCTGTTCGTCAGGAGCCGTCGTCAGAACAGGAATGGGCTGGCGATGCTGTCCACGCTGCAATCGTCCAATCAGTCGAGAAGCAGATCGTCCAGAGTATCAAagacggcattgacaaggaCGAGGCATACCACAATGCCGAAACGTCATTTATCAACGATGCTTCCGACTCTGGCAATGTCACCGGAGAGAATGTGCGAGGCGTAGCTGATAGCTGGGAGAGCGCCGATTTGGAGGAGACCATTGAAGTCGAAGAAAAGGAGCTGCCACAAGTCCGAGTGTACAAGTTCCCCCAGGAGCCTTGGAATTCCATTTCCCTCAAGGAAGAAATCGAAGAGACACGACCCGAGTTCCGCGACGAGTCCATCATGGACATTGCCCGTCTCAAGAAAGAGTTTGACCAGATTGACCGCAATCTCTTCACTGCTTCCCAGACATATATGACCTATGGCATGTCCAAGCAGGGTGGTTTGCGTGTTATTCGTCAGGATGAcggcaaggatgccaagGTTTTCACCGACACAAAGGACCGCATCTTTAACGTTGCCATGTCTGTTACCCCCCCAGAGAGTGGTAGCGTCCACCGGGAAGCCATCATCGGTACTGGCGTCGGGGGAGCTGTCTACTGGGTTCAGATTAAGGACGGCGAGAAGGATCATATTGAGGACCCTCACTTGGAACAGTATGGGTTCGCTCTTCCTCCTATCTCGTCACCTGATGGTGATGCGCCTGGAGGCCTTCTCAAGACTCGTGCCCGCGCCTCTACCGCCCACCCCGAGTTCTTCGCGGTTGGTCGCGGCAAgtccatcaacttcatctggCCTGCGTACATTTTGCAGAACAAGCTCTTCAAGACGGGCCATGACCGCGTTGTTGACACCGAAGCTCTTCTGACGCAGTGCTCACTAAAGATCAACACTGGTAAGGCTGGTAAAGACTTTACTTTCAGCCAAGACGATTCCGTTGTCGTGTCACTTGACAAATCTGGTCGGGTTAAGTTCTGGGATGTTCGTAGCCtcaccaaggtcaaggaaGACTCTGACTACCGTTACCCCTTGCCTGCCGAGTCGTCATTGGAAGTTAAGGAGCCCCTGATGACCTTGGCCACCACTCCCGACGGAGAAAAGGCGTGGCCCACCTCggtcttgctgctggatAGGAAGAAGGCTTACGAGCAGAGAGGCCCGCTTCGCTACATGGTAGTCGGCATGAAGCAGAACCACACGCTCCAAGTCTGGGATCTGGCTTTGGGCAAGGCTGTCCAAGAGTTCAACCTTCCTCACAGCAAGGAGTCCGATGCTGTCTGCAGCGTCATGTACCACCCTGCCAGTGGCATGATTGTTATCGGCCATCCCACTCGCAACTCAGTCTACTTTGCTCATTTCTCGGCACCTAAGTACAGTCTTGAGAATGTGTCCCAGGTTGACTACATCGAGAAGCTTCTCCAACCCCTGAAGCCCAACGAAGTTTGCCCAATTCGAAAGCCGAGTAGTACAGCGATCATTAGTGGTTTCCGCGAGTACTCATTCGCCAACCGAGGAGTCCTGCGCAGCCTGGATATTCTGTACACGCCGATCACGAAGCAAGCCTCGGCTCAAGctggtggccatgatgccaaggacaaggatcGTACCCGGTTCGAGCTTTACGCCATGCACTCCAAAGGCGTCGCTTGTGTGCTTGTGAAGAAGAGTGATTTGGGAGGATCGGAGAACACTCTGGTTCTCGACGCAGTAAAGGAGGGTCTTGTTGCTGTCTCTGACTTTAACAAGCCAACCGCAGTTGACCCTAGCCACGGCGGGaaccaagccgccaagaatGCCGCTACTCGTGCCCCAGTCAAGACGTCCCCAAGCCAGCAATCTACCTCCGTTGCACAGAGTGATACAACTCAGCGAGGGTCCGAAGCGGCCACTCCAGTGAAACCAAAGAATGAGCCCAAAGAAGCCGAGACCCCTGTGCAGTCCTCCAAAGAGGGCCAGGCCGAAAAGCCGGAGCGCAAATCtcggaagaagaagggcaatgctgcagccaaggaagctgAAGCCGCTGCTAATGGAGCCGCCAACTTGCCTCGCGCACAACACGTTGGAAAGGCGGACAAGACTGAAACTGCCATCGCAAAGACCAACACCGCCTCGGCTGTTACCAGTGGTGTGACCGCAGAGTCCTTTGACTCAGCTATCAACACCATGCAGGCCAAACTGACTGTTGCGGTATCCGACACTCTCAAATCCTCACTCAAGAATCTTCAGGGCAAAATTGATGAGGGAGCTCGCGCTAGGGACGAAAACTTcaaccagcaccagctcAAACTCTTGGACATGGTATCCGAGGTGCTCAACGAGAACACCCAAAAGGTTTTGGAGTCTTTAATCCATCATCAGTTCACGGAACTTTTGGTGCCCGCCATTGGAGAGAAGGCCACAAAGGCAGTCTCCGATGTACTTCAGCACAAGCTTCAACCTAACGTCGCTTCGGCCGTGCAGAAGGAAATTCAAAATGCCCTGCCCCAGGCTCTGAGCAGGTCACTTCGATCTGCGGACTTTACGACGACGATTGCTGAACGCGTTGGCACAAGCGTCAACTCCACGGTGCAGCAAGAAATTGTTGCCACGCTTAGTCAACGTCTGACCCCTACATTTCGAAACATTGCCGCGCAGTCAGCCCAGCAGGCTGCTGCAGAAGTTCACCAGCAGTACAACGACAAGCTGGAACAAATGCAATCTCAACACGCCGCCGACACTGGCAAGATCGATCAGCTCCTGTCGTACGTGACCCGCCTCACTGATATGGTTTCTACCATGGCTGCGACTCAGTCGTCCCTTCAGGCCGAGTTCCTGAAGCTGAAACAGCAACCCGTCCATGAGCTACCTGGAGCCTCTGGTGCCCAAGGCCCGTCCAGAGATGGGGGTCATGGGCCTCAGGGTATGGGCCACTATGGTCGATATCCCAACAATGGTATGCAACCTGGACCGAATGTGCCCTCGAGCATTGGCGGCTTTCAACAATCTCAACCCCGtggccaccaccatcaacagcaacagtATGCCGGCAGCCCCGAGTACATGCGCAGTGGTCCAACCATGGGCAGCCCACAAGGCCCTCCTTCCGACATGACTTTCGCAACCAAGAACACTGGCGTAGCCAGTGGTTTTGCCAATCCCAACAACGAGCCTTCGTCTGTGGACCAGAAGATCCATGATATCGAGGAAGCCATAAAGGATGGTGAGCTGCAGCTTGCCATGTTCCGGTGGATTGAGGGTCTCCATCAGCAGGAGGTCTTCCAGCGTTGCCTGAGCTTGTACCCGCCAAGCCGCTTCGAACGTTTGCCCCTTCTGTTGCTTTTGGCCGTTACTGCGACAATTTCCAACGGTCTGTCTGTCAACAATCGCCTCAAGCAGCAAATTGATTGGATTGAGATGGCCGTCAGATCATTCGATCAAAGAGTAACAGGACCT GAATGGGACAAGCAAGGCCCGCCCGAAGTCCTGCAGCATGCAGCGGCCACGATGCACCGATTGATTGACCAGCTGGGCCCGCTCCTTGCTGGATATGACAGTGGTTATCCTGTCGATCCCTGGCTGGCTAATGTTGAGCGATCCAAGATGGAAGGGGTTATTCGCTCCTCGGAACATGTTTTGCAGTCGTTGGAGATTCTCAGAGCTACGAGCTGA
- a CDS encoding voltage-gated K+ channel beta subunit (KCNAB) (similar to Neosartorya fischeri NRRL 181 XP_001264043.1): protein MAWPEPRNTGMQYRRLGRSGLHVSAIGLGGWMTYGGYAADEATFACMKKAYDLGVNFFDTAENYTAGESEKVMGRAIKHFGWKRSDLVITTKINWGAVNGEILVNNHGLSRKHIIEGLEASLERMGLKYVDVVYAHRPDRLTPMEETVRAFNHVIDQGMALYWGTSEWSADEIAEAVGIARDLRMIAPIVEQPQYNILAREKVEGEFQRLYSRCGLGLTTFSPIKMGLLSGKYNDAIDGKPPPNSRFGASKDSFADFMRERMGSDSWKEEIEQVRQLKPIADKLGVTQSQLAVAWCLKNPNVSSVITGASRPEQIEENVGALKVLDLLTDEVMAEIDAVTKNTVVLDPARQS, encoded by the exons ATGGCGTGGCCTGAACCCAGAAACACCGGCATGCAGTACCGCCGCCTTGGCCGCTCCGGTCTGCACGTCTCTGCAATTGGACTCGGTGGCTGGATGACCTACGGCGGTTACGCAGCCGACGAGGCAACTTTTGCGTGTATGAAGAAGGCATATGACCTGGGTGTGAACTTCTTTGATACGGCTGAGAATTATACGGCCGGCGAGTCGGAAAAGGTGATGGGGAGGGCGATTAAGCATTTTGGGTGGAAGCGGAGTGATTTAGTTATCACGACGA AAATCAACTGGGGTGCTGTAAATGGTGAAATTCTAGtcaacaaccatggcctTTCAAGAAAACACATTATCGAAGGACTAGAGGCAAGTCTTGAAAGAATGGGCTTGAAATACGTGGATGTAGTCTACGCCCATCGCCCGGATCGGTTGACACCCATGGAGGAAACCGTCCGCGCATTCAACCACGTTATTGACCAAGGCATGGCTCTATACTGGGGAACATCTGAATGGAGCGCCGATGAGATTGCAGAAGCA GTGGGCATCGCCCGCGATCTCCGCATGATTGCACCCATTGTCGAACAACCTCAGTACAATATCCTGGCCCGCGAAAAAGTAGAGGGCGAATTCCAACGCCTCTACTCACGCTGCGGCCTCGGCCTCACAACTTTTAGTCCCATCAAAATGGGCCTCCTGTCAGGGAAGTACAACGACgccattgacggcaagccCCCGCCAAATTCTCGATTCGGCGCCAGTAAGGACTCCTTTGCGGATTTCATGAGAGAGCGCATGGGATCGGATAGCTGGAAAGAAGAGATTGAGCAAGTTCGTCAGCTGAAGCCCATTGCGGACAAGCTAGGCGTCACACAGAGCCAACTTGCTGTGGCGTGGTGTTTGAAGAATCCGAATGTGAGCAGCGTTATTACGGGTGCGAGTCGGCCGGAGCAGATTGAGGAGAATGTGGGTGCTTTGAAAGTCTTGGATCTTTTGACGGACGAGGTTATGGCTGAGATTGATGCCGTCACAAAGAACACCGTTGTTTTGGATCCTGCAAGGCAGAGTTAA
- a CDS encoding HET domain-containing protein (similar to Beauveria bassiana ARSEF 2860 XP_008595503.1) has translation MRLINTKTYQLFEEDELLKGGTSFPRYVILSHTWLPSTNSHPAEVTYEDMRTSSTVPLQRRSKESGWSKLQNYCQRARADGFEWAWMDTCCIDKSNAAETQQAINAMFRWYRNAYLCYAYLVDFELPPTANAQAFDEESCGSVWFTRGWTLQELLAPREVVFLNRNWESLGTRGDLSDRLFAVTGIGYENLTRFEPRDLTRASIAAKLSWASQRQTTYEEDEVYCLFGIFGVSLALMYGEGREAAFRRFQEELIQQFDDDSIFAWTAPSPAHTRRSLPSLEWPPIAVQEANPDEAYWSPSASLPVLAKYITWFRDSFSVKYSPSCENNHASQVRGPSSMGTFSHDPVGGFSMMNGRLSISRHIFNCQRLDDIFILQLNCWVNSGPPFRIGVPIWLRDNSRVAWPLLGLLQSRPPRPLAWRTFQPDHTDEFYIFTSNTGFLKRLILDCTGPQLSIQPDLSRQQPLFLRWQDSESVVCSYTKFIRAPPITYHLRPKSTMLSSGTAIHSTPVFHFRIEPGDMLEVALTLELVDSDGYHFMLVASISSEGLERIWRNPVNNIPEPVATAEGHQPQCTHEKLVWRLRDTDIHVRIQPCSPALFTTSPEAVKAYVLKVEIENIEAMRFTGHTSRARDWKRDMGHTHLVNGPRAPPATPASSVTSSQ, from the coding sequence ATGAGactcatcaacaccaagacctACCAGTTAttcgaggaggatgagctACTTAAGGGGGGCACATCATTCCCACGTTACGTTATACTATCGCACACCTGGTTGCCTTCTACCAACAGCCATCCAGCAGAGGTCACATATGAAGACATGAGAACGTCCTCCACCGTGCCACTTCAAAGACGGTCGAAAGAATCCGGCTGGTCAAAACTCCAGAACTATTGTCAACGCGCTAGAGCAGACGGTTTCGAATGGGCCTGGATGGACACATGCTGCATCGACAAGTCCAACGCCGCAGAAACACAACAAGCTATAAACGCCATGTTTCGCTGGTACAGAAATGCATACCTGTGTTATGCATATCTCGTAGACTTTGAACTCCCACCTACCGCAAACGCACAAGCTTTTGACGAAGAATCTTGCGGTTCAGTGTGGTTCACTAGGGGATGGACTCTTCAGGAGCTTCTAGCACCACGAGAGGTTGTCTTCCTAAACAGAAATTGGGAAAGTCTTGGAACTCGAGGGGACTTGAGTGATAGGCTCTTCGCAGTCACGGGCATTGGGTATGAGAACCTGACTCGTTTTGAACCACGAGACTTGACCAGGGCGTCAATAGCCGCCAAGCTATCCTGGGCATCCCAGCGGCAGACGACAtatgaggaagacgaggttTACTGCCTATTTGGCATTTTTGGTGTGTCTTTGGCCCTAATGTACGGCGAAGGCAGGGAGGCGGCATTCAGGAGATTTCAAGAAGAGCTGATTCAGCAATTCGATGACGATTCCATTTTTGCCTGGACCGCTCCAAGTCCTGCTCATACTAGAAGGTCTTTACCGAGTCTCGAGTGGCCACCGATAGCCGTTCAAGAAGCAAACCCTGATGAAGCATATTGGAGTCCTAGCGCTTCGTTGCCAGTGCTCGCCAAATACATCACCTGGTTTAGAGACTCTTTTTCAGTCAAGTACTCTCCTAGTTGCGAAAACAATCACGCCTCTCAAGTCAGGGGCCCTTCTTCAATGGGCACCTTCAGCCACGACCCTGTCGGCGGGTTCTCCATGATGAACGGGCGATTGAGCATCTCTAGACATATATTTAACTGTCAGCGCCTCGACGATATTTTCATTTTGCAGCTCAATTGCTGGGTGAACTCGGGGCCGCCATTCAGAATCGGTGTACCAATATGGCTAAGAGACAACTCACGAGTAGCCTGGCCACTATTGGGACTGCTGCAAAGCCGTCCACCAAGGCCCCTGGCCTGGCGAACATTTCAACCTGACCACACTGACGAGTTTTATATATTCACGAGCAACACTGGTTTCTTGAAAAGACTGATTCTCGATTGTACAGGCCCTCAACTCTCtatccaaccagacctcTCGAGACAGCAGCCATTGTTCCTCCGGTGGCAAGACTCAGAGTCCGTCGTTTGTTCATATACCAAATTTATACGCGCTCCACCAATCACGTACCATTTGCGCCCAAAGTCGACTATGCTATCATCCGGGACGGCGATTCACTCAACTCCGGTATTCCACTTCCGCATTGAGCCGGGTGACATGCTGGAAGTCGCCTTGACGCTTGAGTTGGTAGACTCGGACGGATATCATTTCATGCTTGTTGCCAGTATCTCCAGCGAGGGGCTTGAGCGAATTTGGCGGAACCCAGTGAATAACATACCTGAACCTGTTGCTACTGCAGAGGGCCATCAACCGCAATGTACGCATGAGAAGCTCGTATGGCGGCTTCGAGACACGGACATCCACGTGCGAATTCAGCCTTGTTCGCCAGCGCTATTTACCACCAGTCccgaggctgtcaaggcaTACGTGCTGAaagttgagattgagaatATTGAGGCTATGAGATTCACGGGCCATACGTCGAGGGCTCGAGACTGGAAGCGTGATATGGGGCATACCCATCTAGTAAATGGCCCTAGGGCTCCGCCAGCgacaccagcatcatcagtaACCTCATCTCAATGA
- a CDS encoding emopamil-binding protein (similar to Metarhizium robertsii ARSEF 23 XP_007824814.1) has translation MDGPIADALGAHPYYPLGVSIPTYVANTMNAAVLVSIFAAGCGIIFVPTYLFAVRTRPSISFGEVLIAFWWVLCGCYFSYNHFDMASKTDLFGQLWKEYSLSDSRYMTQDPFVVCMETVTAFLWGPLSFFIAYATITNHSWRHPMQLLVSMGQMYGDILYYVICWYNEIVNGIAYSRPERYYYWAYFVLCNAFWIAIPLGLIGNSVKAVAKAFDHAKAMNGSVKKHQ, from the exons ATGGATGGCCCCATTGCTGATGCGCTCGGTGCGCACCCTTACTACCCCCTGGGCGTCAGTATCCCAACATACGTGGCCAACACCATGAACGCTGCGGTCTTGGTGTCCATTTTTGCTGCCGGCTGCGGCATCATCTTTGTACCGACGTATCTTTTTGCCGTGAGAACCAGGCCCAGCATTTCCTTTGGCGAGGTGCTCATTGCGTTCTGGTGGGTGCTTTGTGGCT GCTACTTCTCCTACAATCATTtcgacatggccagcaaGACTGACCTCTTCGGTCAACTCTGGAAGGAGTACTCTCTCTCTGATTCACGCTACATGACCCAAGACCCCTTTGTCGTCTGCATGGAGACGGTCACGGCGTTTCTTTGGGGACCATTGTCCTTTTTTATCGCCTATGCCACCATAACCAATCATTCGTGGAGACATCCAATGCAGCTGCTCGTCAGCATGGGCCAGATGTACGGCGATATTTTGTACTACGTCATTTGCTGGTACAATGAGATTGTGAACGGGATTGCGTACTCACGTCCTGAACGTTATTACTACTGGGCTTACTTTGTACTCTGCAATGCTTTCTGGATTGCTATTCCTCTGGGTCTGATAGGCAATAGTGTCAAGGCAGTGGCCAAGGCATTTGATCACGCCAAGGCCATGAATGGCTCAGTGAAGAAGCACCAGTAG